The genomic segment CAGACCCCCACTGGGCAATGCCAGCGCTCATAATAATGTCGCTTTGGGGCGTTGGGGGCGGAATGCTCATCTATCTAGCAGGACTGCAAGGGATTCCTGAGGAACTTTATGAAGCGGCAACGATTGATGGAGCAAACACCGTCCAAAAGTTCCGCTATGTTACCATCCCAATGCTCAGCCCGACCATCTTTTTCAACCTAATAATGAGCATTATTGGCGCATTCCAGGTCTTTGGAGCCGCATTTATAATGACTGGCGGCGGCCCGATGAATGCAACTCTGTTCTATGTGCTCTATCTCTTCCAAAACGCGTTCATGTACTTCCGAATGGGATATGCTTCGGCGATGGCGTGGCTCTTGTTTATTATCATACTTACGCTTACGCTAATCCAATTCCGTCTTTCCAGAAGATGGGTGCATTATCAGTAGCAGAAAGGCAGAGTGGCGAGAACAACCAATGGCTGTAGCTTCAAATAAACGAATTGGCAACCCGAAAGTTCGCGCATGGAGAAATGCGAAGATTGCGCTAACTTACGCAGTCTTAATTGGGCTGTCGTGCGTCTTTCTCATACCTTTCTTCTGGATGCTTTCAACCTCGCTTACCGAAGCTTCAAAGGTCATCGTAAAAAATCGGTCGTGGATACCCAACCCTGTCGTCTGGAAAAACTACAAGGACGCACTGACGGTTCTGCCATTCCACTTATTCCTAAAAAATACGCTCATCATCACCATCTCCTGCATAATCGGGCAAGTGCTAAGCGCATCCCTTGTTGCATTCGGCTTCTCGCGCATGAGGTTTCCAGGGCGCGATGCGATTTTTATCCTTGTGCTTTCAACGATGATGCTTCCAGCTCAGGTTACGCAGATACCAACATTTATTTTATTTACGTATCTGCGGTGGATTGACACACTTAAGCCGCTCATTGTACCGGCATTCTTCGGCGGCGGCGCATTCTTTATCTTCCTGCTCAGGCAATTTTTCCTAACTATCCCAACAGAGCTGGAGGACGCCGCAAAAATTGACGGATGCAGTCCTTTCGGAGTCTACTGGAACGTAGCAATTCCACTCTCCAAGCCAGCGCTCGCAACAGTAGCGGTATTCAGCTTCATGAGCCACTGGAACGACTTCATGGGGCCGCTGATTTACATCCAATCTATGGAGAATAAGACGCTCGCGCTCGGACTGGCATCATTCAAAACCCTTCATGGGACTGAGTACCACCTGATGATGGCCGCTTCGGTAGCGGTCCTACTGCCGGTGCTGATAATATTCTTCTCGGCGCAGAAGTACTTCGTGAGGGGCATTGTGATGTCGGGGTTGAAGGGATAGGTGGTGAGGCACTATTAAGAAGCCCTGGGGTACAAGTTTAGCAATTATTCTTATGCTGACAGCCATTACCCTACCCGTCTATTGGCAGATGCTCAGCCACGACTTCATCAACTATGACGACGACAAATACGTTACCCGCAACGATTATCTGAGAACAGGCACGTGGCAGAGCATCCGCTGGGCACTTACTTCATTCTATGCCGCCAACTGGCATCCACTGACTTGGGTCTCACACATATTGGACATTCAACTCTTCGGATTCAAGCCAATGGGGCACCACCTAACCAACATGGTGCTCCACCTGCTGAACGTCCTCCTGCTGTTCCTAGCCTTTAATTGGATGACGAGGTCGCCGTGGAAGAGCGGTTTTGTAGCGGCACTGTTCGCCACCCACCCACTCCATATTGAATCTGTCGCATGGGTAGCCGAGAGAAAAGACGTCCTCAGCACGATGTTTTGGATGCTTACCATGCTGGCATACGTTTGGTATGCTCGGCATCCAAGCGCCAGCAGATATATGCTTGTTGTAATATTGTTTGCCGCAGGCTTAATGGCAAAGCCCATGCTCGTAACTCTTCCTTTCGTGCTACTTCTCCTCGACTTCTGGCCTCTGTGCAGAATTACTCACCCATTCACCACCAACCAAAAGAGCAAGATATCGGCCGAAAGAAAAAGGAAAAGCAGGGGTTCTTATTGGAAGCTCATCTGGGAAAAGACGCCGCTTTTCGCCCTTTCCCTTGCATCCAGCGTTGTTACCTGCCTTGCCCAAGCGAGAGGCAGGTCGCTTGGGTCGCTGGAAGTGCTTCCTCCTGGGATTCGTACCGCCAATGCCGCAGTATCATATGCAACATACCTTTGGAAAACCATCTGGCCTAGGAACCTAGCTATTTTCTATCCGCACCCCAAGGATACCCTGCCGGAGTGGAAGGTTCTCGCGGCGGCGGTAATCCTAGCCAGCGCATCGTTTTTCGTCTACCGCCTTTCAAAGCATGGGCGGCCCTACCTAATGGCAGGTTGGTTTTGGTATATCGGAACGCTTATACCCGTCATAGGCTTAGTTCAAGTCGGCGCGCAGGCAATGGCTGACAGATATACATACATTCCACTTATCGGAATCTTCATAATATTAGCCTGGGGAATGCCCGAACTGGCAGGATGTGCGAGTAGAGAAAGCAAACCAGAAGCGGCAAATGGGAAAAGCCGGGACCTCCTTTCAAAAACGCCAGCAAGCATTCTCCCATTCTTGGCGTTCGCTACCATAGCAGTTTTCGCCGCATGCACATACACCCAGCTCGGATATTGGAAGAACAGCTTCACCCTTTTCCGCCGCTCTCTCGCCGTGGTGGAGAGCGATGTCGCACACAACAACCTGGGTCTCGCGCTGGCAGACCAGAAAAAGATTGGTGAGGCGATAAAGCACTATGCGGCGGCGCTTCGCATCCACCCAGAATCAATTGAGGCGCAAGGGAATATGGCAAACGCCCTAGGTTCGACTGGCCGCATTGAAGATGCAATTGAGGGCTACCGGCAGATTTTGGAAATGAGACCAGATGACGCCAAGGCACACAATAACCTGGCAAACGCCTTGATGAAGCTCGGCAAGGTGGATGAGGCAGTCGAACACTATTACGCCGCCATTGAGCTCACGCCGAACAACCCTGTTATACACTACAACCTTTCGACCGCGCTATTCGCAAAAGGAGACTATGCTGGGGCGTGGCGCGAGATTAGCATTGCCCGCAGCCTAGGCTTCCAAGGCGACGCAAAATTTGTAGAGCAAGTTAGAGAAAAATTAGGTATCAATCATTAAAACTACCATGGGGGAAGGATTTCTTATGAGCATTGACATTTCAAATCCATGCTGGCTTCTGTTCATTCTCGCCGCAGGAGTAATACTCAACCTTGCAAACGACGTGCGCGCCGACTCAAAGCCGCGTGCAACCCGCCTTCTGATTGAATATCGCGAGAATCCTCTTGGCATTGATGCACTCGAACCCAGATTCTCGTGGCAGTTTGTTCAGGATGGAAGAAACTGCAGGCAAAGCGCATTTCAGATTCAAATTGCAGACGACCTCCAGGAACTCCTAAACGGCAAGGCAAATATCTGGGACGCCGGGAAAGTAGAATCAAGCAAAAACATAACTGCGCTTCCGCTTGGACCCCGGCTGAAAAGCGGGACGAGATACTGGTGGCGCGTCAAGGTTTGGGACGCAAATGATGTCGAAAGCGAATTCAGCGAACCTGCGTGGTTTGAAACCGCCCTGCTGGACCAATCCGAGTGGCAGGGCGTCTGGCTGGCGGCTCCGGGAGGCGGCAACGGCTACCACTCAGCACTCAGCTCCAAAGCGGAGGACGTTAAGTGGGTGCAGGTTGATTTGGGCGAACCAATGGAGTTCTCGGCTGTTAAGCTGTTCCCAGCAAGACCATACAACTGGCGGGAAGACGTCCCTGGCTTTGGTTTTCCACTGCGCTACCGGCTTGAGGCTTCCAATGAACCAGACTTCAAGGAGCCAACTATACTTGCTGACAAAACTGCCGAGGACCAGCCGAACCCAAAGGAACAGCCCGTTGAGCACAAATTCGACGCCGTCAAGGCGCGCTACGTCAGGCTGACGGCTACAAAGCTTTGGATGCGGCAGGACGGCCAGAGGCTGTTAGCACTTGCAGAAATGCAGATCATAAGCCCAGACGGCACCGACATCGCCTTTGGGAAGCAGGTCAAAGCACTCGACAGCATTGAGGACAGCGGATGGTCTGCCAGCCAGCTTACAGAAGGAATCCTCAGGTCCTCTGAGGAGCCGAAGATTGCTCCCTTGTTTCGGAGGGAGTTCGAACTGCCAAAGCCTGTCAGGTGGGCGCGGGCATACGTTACAGGGCTAGGCTACTGCGAGCTTCACCTGAATGGCAAAAAAGTGGGCGACCGCGTCCTCGACCCGGCATACACGGTTTTCGGCAAGCGAGTGCTCTACAGCACATACGATGTAACAGACATGCTCTGGCAAGGTAGAAATGCCGTCGGCGTAGTACTAGGCAAAGGATGGTACAGCAAGTCTCCGCGATTCATTCTTCAGCTAAACATTATATTCGAAGACGGCACAAGGACAAGCATAGTTACCGACTCCCACTGGAAGCGAGGCAACAGCCCAATCCTAGAGAACTCCCTCTACCATGGCGAAGTGTACGACGCTCGGCTTGAACAGCCCGGATGGGACGCTCCCGGCTTCGACGACTCAAAGTGGGAGCCGGCGGAAACAGTCCCACCGCCAACCCAAAAACTTTCCGCAGAAATAATTCAACCCATTCGGGTAAGTGAGACAATCAAGCCAAAGGCAGTTTCCAGTCCAAAAGAAGGCATCTGGGTTTACGACTTCGGACAGAACTTCTCCGGCTGGTGCCGCCTGAAAGTGTCGGGCCCAGCTGGAACAGAGGTGCGCCTCCGCTATGCCGAAGTGCTTTACGACTACGGCATGGTGAACCAAGAAAACCTTAGAAGCGCTCGAGCCACCGACCGCTACATCCTTAAGGGTGACGGCGTCGAAGTCTACGAACCAAGATTCACCTATCACGGCTTCCGGTACGTCCAGCTGGAAGGCTTCCCTGGGGAGCCAGACCTCGACACCCTTCTCGGCTGCGTCGTTCGAACCGATTTCCCCCAGCGAGGTTCTTTTGAATGCTCCAATGCGCTAATAAACCAAATCCAGCACAATTCCGTCTGGGGCTACAAAACCAACTGGCACAGCATTCCGACCGACTGCCCCCAGCGCGACGAACGCCAGGGGTGGATGGGCGACGCAGGAGTAGCGGCGGAGGTCGGCTTCTACAACTTCGATATGGGTGCCGCATTCTCCAAATTCCTCCAGGACATACAAGACCAGCAGGGCGAAGATGGCAGTATCCCAGATACAGTCCCCCATGTTTGGGGGTCGAATCCCGGAGATCCGATGTGGGCGGCGGCTTATCATGTTATCGTCTGGGACATGTACCGCCATACCGGCGACCAGCGGCTTTTGGAAAGACACTACGAAAACCTCAAGCGCTATGTGGATATGCTTGCCAAAGAGGCGCCAGACGGCATCCTAAGCCGCAACAATTACGGCGATTGGGTGGGCGTCGTCGAGACTCCGAAGGACCTAATTTCGACGGGAGCGTTCTACTACGTCGCTGATATTCTGAGGCAGATAGCGAGAAAAACAGGCCATTTCAAGGATTTTCGCAAATACGACGCCTTGTGCTCGAAAATTGCCTCTGCCTTCAATGCCAAGTTTTTCCATCCAGAGTCCAATACGTATGGAAATGGCAGTCAATATTCGAATGCCTGGCCGCTCTACCTCGGCATCGTCCCTGAGAAGCACAAAAAGGCGGTTGTGGATAACCTGGCCCATGATATAATGGTAAACCACAAGGGGCATCTGAGCGTGGGATTCCTTGGGGCACGCTACCTTCCCGACGTCCTCTGCAACGAAGGACACCCGGATGTCGCCTATACTATAGCAACTCAGAAAGACTACCCCGGGTGGGGTTATATGATAGAAAATGGAGCGACTACTATATGGGAGCTGTGGGTGTATGCTGTGGGCAACGGCATGAACTCACACAACCATCCGGCTTTCGGCTCAATCAGCGCCTGGTTCTATCGAAAGATTGCGGGCATAGCGCCGAAGTTCGAGCACGGCGGGTTCGAGCATTTTGACATCAAGCCATTTGTAATGGGAGACCTGACAGAGGCAAAGGCTTCGGTTGAAACCATCCGAGGGACTGCCGCATCGCACTGGAAGCGCTCCCAAGGCAAGCTGACTCTTGCCGCCGCTGTTCCCGCAAACTCCCGCGCATCCATCTGGGTGCCGAAGAATGGCATAAAGAACCCCATCGTCAAAGAAAGCGGGGTCTTGGTATGGGAAGACGGCAAATTCATCCCAGGCGCTGACGGCATAGAATCAGCAGGCGACGAAGGAGATTGGGTTAGATTTGAGGTCGGCTCCGGGGAATACTCGTTCGAACTGAGCAGTAGCAAATAATGATGCGAGCAGGCACAGGCACACAAATAATCAACCCGCCGCTTGGCGTCTCACTTGGCGGCTACTTCTACGAGCGGCCGTGCTCGGGAATCTGCGACGACCTTCTTGCAAAGTCGGTCGTTCTCGACGACGGCTCAACGAAGGTCAGCATAACAGTCTGCGACCTCCAAGCAGTCGAAGCCGAAGAGGTCCGCAGAGCGCGAGAGATTGCGCATCGGGCAACCGGCATATCGCCCGACAGCATAATGATTTCGGCGACTCATACGCATACAGGCCCCCAGGTCAGGCGCGGGCGAGCTGTGCCAGTAAGCGAGGAATACCTCAGCAAACTGCCGGAGATGATTGCCAGCTCAATTATCAAGGCGCACGACAATCTCCAGCCCGCGACCCTCAGGCTCGGTGAGGAATATGAGGACCGAATTGCCTTCAACCGCCGATATCGGATGAAGGATGGGAGCGTGCGGTTTAATCCCCCAAAGCAAGACCCAAACATACTCGGCCCCGACGGACCAATTGACCCACAGGTGAACGTACTGCGCATAGATGGCGAAGACGGCATGCCGACCGCCATACTGGCGAACTATGCCCTCCACCCCGATGTTTTGGGTGGCTGTGAAGCATCTGCCGACTTCCCAGGCGAGATGGCGCGCATTGTAAGCGATATTTACGAAAGCAAGCCGCTGGTAGTCTTCATGCAGGGTGCATGCGGGAATATCAACCATCGGGATGTTTCAAAGCCAGACAGCCAAACAGGGCGGAACGAAGTAGAGCGGATAGCGCGAGTGCTTGCGGGCAAAGTGCTTGCGGCTTCGGAGCTCTCCCAGCCAATGGACGGCACACTGGGGGTTCGCAAATCCATTCTTAAAATACCATATCATCCGCTGACCGAGTCGCTGAGAGAGAAGGCGGCCGCCGTTCGGTCAAACCCAACCGCAGACAGCTTCGACAAGGCACAAGCAAAAGCCATTGAGAACTACAGCCTCGATGGGAAGCTCGCCGATGTCGAGGTCCAAGCGATTAGAATCGCAGGCACGGCGGTCGTCGGCATCCCAGGCGAACTCTTTGTTGAGTACGGCATAAGCATCAAAGAATGGTCGCCATTTCGGCAGACATTCGTTGTGGAGCTGGCGAACAATACGTTTGGATACATACCCACCCAAGATGCGTTCTGCCCAGGGACCTACGAAACAATGCCTATCGTCTCCGCCATGCTCGAGCCATCTGCTGGGGTTATAATTGCAAATGCGGCGGGCGAACTTCTGAAAACACTAGCTTAAACGGCAACCACGGAGGAGAATATGATTAAAGTTGGGACAGGAACAAAAGTCATAACACCGCCTGTAGGCACCTCGCTTGCAGGGTACTTCCACGAACGCAAATCCACGGCGGTTCACGACGACCTCCTGGCGAAGGCGGTGGTTCTCGACAGCGGCACGGCGAAAGCTGCCATCTGCGTCTGCGACCTCCTCTGGATTCAGTCCTACCAAACCGCGGAAGTAAGAAGACTTGTCCACAGCGAAGTCGGCATCCCGCCCGAAAACATCATGGTCTCCGCCACCCACACCCACACAGGACCCGAAACGCGCATACATCAGCCCCTTGTACTGCCGAACGACAAGTATGTTCAAGAGCTACCCAGGCTTATTGCCGATGCCATAATCGAGGCGCATTCTAACATGAAGCCCGCGACCCTCAGGCTCGGTGAGGAATACGAGGACCGAATTGCCTTCAACCGCCGATATCGGATGAAGGATGGGAGCGTGCGGTTCAACCCAGGGAAATTGAACCCAGACATACTCGGCCCCGACGGCCCAATTGACCCGCAGGTGAACGTACTGCGCATAGATGGCGAAGACGGCATGCCGACCGCCATACTGGCGAACTACGCCCTGCATGTTGACGTAGTGGGCGGATGCGAGATATCTGCTGACTTCCCAGGCGAGATGGCGCGCATTGTAAGCGATATTTACGAAAGCAAGCCGCTGGTAGTCTTCGTGCAGGGGGCGCAGGGGAACATAAACCACCTCGACGTCTCAGACCCAAGAAAGCAGTCTGGGTGGGGCGAGGCAGTGCGAATTGCCCGCGTACTAGCAGGGAAAGTGCTTGCCGCATCGGAGCTTTCCACCCCAATGAGCTCAGAAGTGCTGGCGGCGAAGACGCGCATCCTCGACATCCTCTACCATCCGCTCACCGACCAGCTTCGGCGCAGGGCGGCTGAGGTGCGCAGTATGCCCAGCCCAAGCGAGTTCGACCTTGCTCAGGCAAAGCTCATCGAAAAATACGAGCTTGACGGCAAGAATGCCAATGTTGAACTGCAGGTAATTCGCGTAGGCGATACAGCGTTCGCAGGCATTCCAGGCGAATACTTCGTAGAATATGGGCTCAGCATTAAGGAGTGGTCGCCATTCTCGCAGACGTTCATCGTCGGGCTGGCAAATGCATGCTTTGGATACATCCCAACCCAAGACGCATTTTATCCAGGCACATACGAAACGATGCCGATTCTCTCGGCAACCCTGGAGCCATCAGCAGGAGTCCGCATTGCAAATGCGGCAGGCGACATATTAAGGGAAGTAGAGTTGCTGAATCAATGAACGCATTCTTCAAGCCGAAAGAAATAGAGATTAGAGAAAGAAGACTGCCTCTCTTCAAAGGAGGGAAGCCCGCCTACCACGTGGTGATTGCCGACAATGCCGATGCGGCAGTTTGCGAAGCCGCACGGATAGTCTGCGAGGCAGTCAGCCACCCAAGCGACCGCATTATACCCGAAAGCAAGGACGGCAGGCAGTCGCCCGCCATAATTCTATGCACCCCAGATGGACCTTCGCGCTTCAGCCGAATGATTGAGGGGAGCAGGCTTCCCGAAGCTCCAGTCAACCGCGACCAAGCCTACCAAATAACCATTACAGGCGATGATGTCGTCCTTCTCGGATACACTCCCCAGGCGCTGGTTTATGCGGCAATGACGCTCGCAGAGCTGGTCGAAGGCAAGGGCAAAAATGCCCAGCTCCCCGATGTCAGCGTCTTCGACTACCCCGATATGGCATACCGAGGCATTTACGTTGAATGCCGCTGGGGACCAGACAGCATGACGCTCGATGAATGGAAGCATGCTATAGACGAGCTTGCGGCAATGCGCATGAATATCGTCAGCATAGGCTTGTACAACAACTGGCCAATCCAATACGATGGGGTAATCTCCGAATGGATGATGGTGCCTATAAAGAAGTATCCGAAGCTGAAGACGCCCAAGCTCGTAAACTACTACTCGCCGTCCAAGAAAAAAGACATACGCCTTGAGTATGTGCCTCGGATATATGCAGAAGACCTTTTCGGCGAAATTATCAAGTATGCGAAGTCAAAGGGCGTTATCGTAAGGCCGCACTTCAACACCCCAGGCCACAATACGCAAATACCTCGCCACTATCCAGAAACATCGGCGAAGTTCGCAGACGGCACACCGAAGAAATACGGCTTCTGCATGAGCAGTCCGGCAACCTTTGAGGTGATGTTCAGCATTTTCGACGAAATCTGCGACAGATATCTACTGCCAAACGGAATTGACTGGTTCCACATTGGCTTGGACGAAGTATATCCGCTGGTCGGGATGAATATGGATATGCCTCTAAAGCGCATAGACCCCTGGTGCGAGTGCCCCGAATGTTCAAAGACATCGCCCGAAGACCGCTTTGTCAACTACGCAGTTCGCCTGGCGAAACACCTAAAAGAGAAAGGGATAAACCACATCGGCATGTGGCACGACCACTTCCTCCGCGGCGGGAAAATGAATGACGAGCTGAAGAGGCGCTTCGAAGAGGAAGGCTTAAAGGATTCGGTTGTGCTCCACTGGTGGCGGTATTCCGACTTCTTCGACACCACTATGCCCGAGCTGGGATTCAGGCGGTGGGTGGTGCCGATGACGGGGTACTTCTACTGGATTAACTACACCGACCACCTGCACAATGTTTTCTGGGCGATAGATAAGGGCGTCGAGGAGAGCGCAGAAGGCGTCGAAGCATATGGAGTCTGGCATCCAGCATTCCACCAGCACTACATCATGCTGGCGGCGAAATCGTGGAACTCCGAACGCTGGGCACACCCCGGTGCAGTAAGGGAAGAATACGCGAAGCTCCTCTTCGGCGCCCGCTGGAAGGAAGGGCTGAGGGGGCTCTGCTACTTCGACAACGTTACCGGTGGCGGCGGCATGATGAACTGGCTCAGTCGGCTGTTCAGCTATCCATATCTGTACGCCAATTGGGAAGCCGACGCATTCATACGCGAGAACTATCCCCAGGCTATTATCGAACAGCTGCTCCACAATTCGCTGAATGTATTGGGCTTTCTCAGCCAGGCGTCCGCCGAAACGCAAAAGGCAATTTCTATATTCGAAAGAATGATTGACGGCAAATCATCTAAATCTAGGAGCAAGTCAGCCCTCAACAGCCAGAGCACACTAATCAACCTCTATCTAGTCGAATGCAGGCGCATCAAAGCGGTGCTCGACCTCTTTTTAAGCATGACCAACTCTGTTAAATTGGCGCGCAGTGGCGCAGATGGCGAAAGGCTTCTAAAAGCGGCAGACGAAGTCAAAAAAGCCGCCGCTCAGCTCGATGAAGCAATGCTGGCAATCGAGAAGACATGGCTCCAGCCTTTCGTGCCTCAAGCATTAAGAGAGCTTACCCTAATGCGCCGATTTGCAGTTGATCTCGCCGCCGAGCTTCGGATGGGGCAAAAAGGCGAACTGAAGGTCATGGAATGCAAGCCGATTGAATGGCCAAATGACTGAGAAAATAAATACATTCGACAATCACGACAAAGCCTACCACCTTTGGAAAGCGGCGGGCATCAAAGAAGCGGCTGTAGTGCACGTAGATGCCCATCCTGACCTCTTCGAGCCCCAAGGGACAAGCGCACCGGTAATCTCCGACTACCTGCGGTGGGCGCTGAGAGAAGGCATACTGCGCGAGGTTCACTGGGTCACACCCAAACATACTTGGGACGCGAACACCAGCCGCAGAATCATCTGGTGCCACCTCAAAGCAATTGCCAATACCAGCGGCGGAGCGGACTGCTGGTTCAAGCCAGAAAAGCGGCAGGGCGGGCTTTCACTTTACGGACGGCCGGTAACGGTATGCTCGCTCGAATCACTCCCCGAAGTCAAGCCGCCGCTCCTCCTAGACATCGACGTTGACTACCTCCTCCTCAAAGATATACCGCTGAGCGGGTTCCATCGGATGGCTGAGCGGCCCTGGATTTGGCCATCCGAGCTTGCCCCCCTGCTGTCAGATTTGGCGCTGGCGGCGGAGATGGTTGCAATCAGCTATTCCCTCTCAGGATGCTTCGTTCCCCTCCAGTGGAAGCACCTCGGCGACGACCTGGCTTTAATTCTAGCATCAAATCAGCCCGACAAGGCACTTGAATATGCCTCGCTTAAGCGGCAAATGGCTGAGGCACTCCTTGACGGCGACATCAAACTGCACAACAAACTTCGAGAAGCCGCCGAGAAGCTTAATCCCCAAGATGCCTCACTCCACCACTGGCGCGCACTGGCTCTTAGGGCAGAGGGCAACATTGATGCCGCCAGGGAAGCCCATGCTCGCGCAGTTGAGCTTGACTTGACATACAAATGTTCGTGCGGCTTCGGCAGCTTGATTTATGAGGCACACGGCGAATATGACAAAGCCGAGAAGGCTTACCGCCTTGCCATCGAGCTGAGCGACAGCGACCCAATGGGCTGGTATGGCCTCGGACGGATCGCCATGCGGAAGAATGATAAGCAAAGCGCCCGCAAATTCCTAAGCCAAGCCGCATCTTTTCCGAATGCGCCCGCTGAGGTCCACCGAGAATTAGCAGCGCTCGCCGAATCGGAAGGAGACTTGGAAGAAGCACTGCGGCAGTACCGCTGGTACCTTCGAACAGCTCACGCCGGGCGGTCGCTTGAACATCCTATAGCCAGCGTTCCCCTGCGCGGCTTCCGAAGCCCTTTCTGGTCGGAAGGCTACTCTGCAATGGCTCGCATATGCAGTGCCAAGGGAAATACCCGCCTTTTTTCAAACTGCTACTCAGAAGCACTAAAGCTTGCGAACCCCCGCTTATACAGAGCCGCCAGACCGATACTCCGCAAAATGGGCGGCGCAAAAGATGCAACACCAGCCGCAGTCCTTTGGTCGCTAGCAAAATCTGCGGCCGTCGGCTTAGGCTTAGGCATCCAGCACATTCGCCGCAGAATCAAACTCAGGTTCTCGCCAGCCGGCTCCGAGGCAGCTGCCAGCCGCATGTGCCCGCCCGTGCGCCTTCCAAAAAGATGACAGGGGTACGAAGCTAACTTCAAATGCCCACCAACCGCCCAGTATCAGCTCGTCGGTTCAATCTGCTACCGCTCACTGCGAATCGTCTCGAGCATCGCAAAGAAGTTCTCAGGCGGAGTCTGGCAGACGATTAGATTGGACACTCCAACGATTATGCCGCCCAGCTCCTTCGCCGCTTGAAGGCAGTCCCTTGTTTCCTCA from the Armatimonadota bacterium genome contains:
- a CDS encoding carbohydrate ABC transporter permease, with amino-acid sequence MAVASNKRIGNPKVRAWRNAKIALTYAVLIGLSCVFLIPFFWMLSTSLTEASKVIVKNRSWIPNPVVWKNYKDALTVLPFHLFLKNTLIITISCIIGQVLSASLVAFGFSRMRFPGRDAIFILVLSTMMLPAQVTQIPTFILFTYLRWIDTLKPLIVPAFFGGGAFFIFLLRQFFLTIPTELEDAAKIDGCSPFGVYWNVAIPLSKPALATVAVFSFMSHWNDFMGPLIYIQSMENKTLALGLASFKTLHGTEYHLMMAASVAVLLPVLIIFFSAQKYFVRGIVMSGLKG
- a CDS encoding neutral/alkaline non-lysosomal ceramidase N-terminal domain-containing protein — encoded protein: MIKVGTGTKVITPPVGTSLAGYFHERKSTAVHDDLLAKAVVLDSGTAKAAICVCDLLWIQSYQTAEVRRLVHSEVGIPPENIMVSATHTHTGPETRIHQPLVLPNDKYVQELPRLIADAIIEAHSNMKPATLRLGEEYEDRIAFNRRYRMKDGSVRFNPGKLNPDILGPDGPIDPQVNVLRIDGEDGMPTAILANYALHVDVVGGCEISADFPGEMARIVSDIYESKPLVVFVQGAQGNINHLDVSDPRKQSGWGEAVRIARVLAGKVLAASELSTPMSSEVLAAKTRILDILYHPLTDQLRRRAAEVRSMPSPSEFDLAQAKLIEKYELDGKNANVELQVIRVGDTAFAGIPGEYFVEYGLSIKEWSPFSQTFIVGLANACFGYIPTQDAFYPGTYETMPILSATLEPSAGVRIANAAGDILREVELLNQ
- a CDS encoding family 78 glycoside hydrolase catalytic domain — protein: MSIDISNPCWLLFILAAGVILNLANDVRADSKPRATRLLIEYRENPLGIDALEPRFSWQFVQDGRNCRQSAFQIQIADDLQELLNGKANIWDAGKVESSKNITALPLGPRLKSGTRYWWRVKVWDANDVESEFSEPAWFETALLDQSEWQGVWLAAPGGGNGYHSALSSKAEDVKWVQVDLGEPMEFSAVKLFPARPYNWREDVPGFGFPLRYRLEASNEPDFKEPTILADKTAEDQPNPKEQPVEHKFDAVKARYVRLTATKLWMRQDGQRLLALAEMQIISPDGTDIAFGKQVKALDSIEDSGWSASQLTEGILRSSEEPKIAPLFRREFELPKPVRWARAYVTGLGYCELHLNGKKVGDRVLDPAYTVFGKRVLYSTYDVTDMLWQGRNAVGVVLGKGWYSKSPRFILQLNIIFEDGTRTSIVTDSHWKRGNSPILENSLYHGEVYDARLEQPGWDAPGFDDSKWEPAETVPPPTQKLSAEIIQPIRVSETIKPKAVSSPKEGIWVYDFGQNFSGWCRLKVSGPAGTEVRLRYAEVLYDYGMVNQENLRSARATDRYILKGDGVEVYEPRFTYHGFRYVQLEGFPGEPDLDTLLGCVVRTDFPQRGSFECSNALINQIQHNSVWGYKTNWHSIPTDCPQRDERQGWMGDAGVAAEVGFYNFDMGAAFSKFLQDIQDQQGEDGSIPDTVPHVWGSNPGDPMWAAAYHVIVWDMYRHTGDQRLLERHYENLKRYVDMLAKEAPDGILSRNNYGDWVGVVETPKDLISTGAFYYVADILRQIARKTGHFKDFRKYDALCSKIASAFNAKFFHPESNTYGNGSQYSNAWPLYLGIVPEKHKKAVVDNLAHDIMVNHKGHLSVGFLGARYLPDVLCNEGHPDVAYTIATQKDYPGWGYMIENGATTIWELWVYAVGNGMNSHNHPAFGSISAWFYRKIAGIAPKFEHGGFEHFDIKPFVMGDLTEAKASVETIRGTAASHWKRSQGKLTLAAAVPANSRASIWVPKNGIKNPIVKESGVLVWEDGKFIPGADGIESAGDEGDWVRFEVGSGEYSFELSSSK
- a CDS encoding tetratricopeptide repeat protein, with the protein product MLTAITLPVYWQMLSHDFINYDDDKYVTRNDYLRTGTWQSIRWALTSFYAANWHPLTWVSHILDIQLFGFKPMGHHLTNMVLHLLNVLLLFLAFNWMTRSPWKSGFVAALFATHPLHIESVAWVAERKDVLSTMFWMLTMLAYVWYARHPSASRYMLVVILFAAGLMAKPMLVTLPFVLLLLDFWPLCRITHPFTTNQKSKISAERKRKSRGSYWKLIWEKTPLFALSLASSVVTCLAQARGRSLGSLEVLPPGIRTANAAVSYATYLWKTIWPRNLAIFYPHPKDTLPEWKVLAAAVILASASFFVYRLSKHGRPYLMAGWFWYIGTLIPVIGLVQVGAQAMADRYTYIPLIGIFIILAWGMPELAGCASRESKPEAANGKSRDLLSKTPASILPFLAFATIAVFAACTYTQLGYWKNSFTLFRRSLAVVESDVAHNNLGLALADQKKIGEAIKHYAAALRIHPESIEAQGNMANALGSTGRIEDAIEGYRQILEMRPDDAKAHNNLANALMKLGKVDEAVEHYYAAIELTPNNPVIHYNLSTALFAKGDYAGAWREISIARSLGFQGDAKFVEQVREKLGINH